One window from the genome of Candidatus Limnocylindrales bacterium encodes:
- the lipA gene encoding lipoyl synthase, protein MSSTSQRLPSWVLGETRRLGATDDLKRRLRAGKLVTVCEQARCPNIGECFSAGTATFMILGENCTRRCSFCSVKTGRGAAPDPEEPKRVADTAAALGLKYVVLTQVARDDLDDEGAGHFARTVEAIKGRIDGVEVEVLTADFNGRAELVETVMAARPEVFGHNIETVRRLTPEVRGRARYERSLEVLGLAREISERDGHGVVKSGVMVGFGETREDLVETLTDLRGVGCELVTIGQYLRPTREQRPVSRYYEPAEFDELAAIARALGFREVAAGPLVRSSYRADRLFAAAAAEPAGKRTIAQDERRPA, encoded by the coding sequence GTGAGCTCGACATCGCAACGGCTGCCGTCCTGGGTCCTCGGCGAAACCCGCCGCCTCGGCGCCACCGACGACCTCAAGCGCCGCCTGCGCGCCGGCAAGCTCGTCACCGTCTGCGAACAGGCCCGCTGTCCGAACATCGGCGAGTGCTTCTCGGCGGGCACGGCCACGTTCATGATCCTCGGTGAGAACTGCACGCGCCGCTGCTCGTTCTGCTCGGTGAAGACGGGCCGCGGTGCAGCTCCCGATCCCGAGGAGCCGAAGCGCGTCGCCGACACCGCCGCTGCGCTCGGACTGAAATACGTGGTGCTCACGCAGGTTGCGCGCGACGATCTCGACGACGAAGGCGCGGGGCACTTCGCGCGCACGGTCGAAGCGATCAAGGGGCGGATCGACGGAGTCGAAGTCGAAGTGCTGACCGCCGACTTCAACGGGCGCGCCGAGCTCGTCGAAACAGTGATGGCCGCGCGCCCGGAAGTTTTCGGCCACAACATCGAAACGGTCCGGCGCCTGACGCCCGAAGTGCGCGGCCGCGCGCGCTACGAACGCTCGCTCGAAGTGCTCGGCCTCGCAAGAGAGATCTCCGAACGCGACGGCCATGGCGTCGTCAAGTCCGGCGTGATGGTCGGTTTCGGCGAAACGCGCGAGGACCTCGTCGAGACGCTTACGGACCTGCGCGGCGTCGGCTGCGAGCTCGTGACGATCGGCCAGTATCTGCGGCCGACGCGCGAGCAGCGCCCTGTCTCGCGCTATTACGAGCCGGCCGAGTTCGACGAGCTGGCGGCGATCGCCCGCGCGCTTGGCTTTCGCGAGGTCGCAGCCGGTCCGCTCGTGCGATCGTCGTACCGCGCCGATCGGCTGTTCGCGGCGGCGGCAGCGGAACCGGCCGGAAAACGGACCATCGCGCAAGACGAGCGTCGCCCCGCCTGA